In a genomic window of Dyadobacter fermentans DSM 18053:
- a CDS encoding aspartate kinase: protein MQVWKFGGTSVGKPERMHSIRELLNNDPNRKIVVLSALSGSTNALIAIGEAAKSYDDAKAAALIEELKNHYDLFIKELYSTPEGLAAGQQIVDSEFGFIKSVVSVKPFTIKQEKELVAEGEILSTKMFQAYLEEKGESSVLLPALDFMRIDADGEPELATIEEKLVTILNQYTDKQTIVTQGFICRNPREEVDNLKRGGSDYTASLIGGAIRADEIQIWTDIDGMHNNDPRIVKRTFPIRELTFEEAAELAYFGAKILHPSTITPAKLRGVPVRLKNTMQPEAPGTLIATQTSDRDIKAIAAKDNITAIYIHSTRMLNAYGFLRRVFEIFEKYKTPVDMITTSEVSVSVTIDNSENLEQISAELREFADLEEHDRDQNIICIVGNFSADKEGIALKVLDAMKNIPIRMISYGASEHNLSLLIHSKYKAEALNVLNERLFFYEDAMKDIFTAP from the coding sequence ATGCAAGTCTGGAAATTTGGCGGTACTTCGGTAGGGAAGCCTGAGCGTATGCACTCAATCCGCGAACTCCTCAACAATGATCCTAATCGTAAAATCGTGGTTTTGTCGGCTTTGTCCGGCTCGACTAATGCGCTGATCGCTATCGGAGAAGCGGCCAAATCGTATGACGATGCCAAGGCTGCGGCTTTGATTGAAGAGTTGAAAAATCATTACGATCTGTTTATCAAAGAACTGTATTCAACGCCGGAAGGCTTGGCAGCTGGTCAGCAGATCGTGGATTCCGAGTTCGGGTTTATCAAATCCGTGGTAAGCGTGAAGCCTTTTACCATTAAACAAGAGAAAGAGCTCGTTGCGGAAGGTGAAATATTGAGTACCAAAATGTTCCAGGCATACCTGGAAGAAAAAGGCGAAAGCTCGGTGTTGCTGCCTGCATTGGATTTCATGCGCATCGACGCCGACGGCGAGCCGGAACTGGCGACAATCGAGGAGAAATTGGTGACGATTTTGAACCAATATACCGACAAGCAAACGATCGTAACCCAGGGCTTCATTTGCCGCAACCCGCGCGAAGAAGTGGATAACCTGAAAAGAGGAGGTTCCGATTACACGGCATCACTCATCGGTGGCGCCATCCGTGCGGACGAGATCCAGATCTGGACCGACATCGACGGAATGCACAACAACGACCCGCGCATTGTGAAGCGTACCTTCCCGATCCGCGAGCTGACGTTCGAAGAGGCAGCCGAGCTGGCGTACTTCGGTGCGAAAATCCTCCACCCAAGCACCATTACGCCTGCCAAACTGCGCGGTGTACCGGTTCGTTTGAAAAACACCATGCAGCCCGAAGCACCTGGAACGCTCATCGCGACCCAGACTTCCGACCGCGACATCAAAGCCATTGCCGCGAAAGACAATATCACGGCGATCTACATTCACTCGACGCGTATGCTGAATGCTTACGGCTTCCTGCGCAGGGTGTTTGAGATCTTTGAGAAATATAAAACACCGGTGGATATGATCACGACGTCCGAAGTATCGGTGTCGGTAACGATCGATAACTCCGAAAACCTGGAACAGATTAGTGCCGAATTGCGCGAATTTGCTGATTTAGAGGAACATGACCGTGATCAGAACATCATTTGCATCGTTGGTAATTTCAGCGCCGACAAAGAAGGTATCGCCCTGAAAGTGCTTGATGCAATGAAAAACATCCCGATACGAATGATTTCGTACGGTGCGTCGGAGCATAACCTGTCATTGCTGATCCATTCAAAATACAAAGCGGAAGCATTGAATGTCCTCAACGAGCGCCTGTTCTTTTACGAGGACGCGATGAAGGACATTTTCACGGCTCCCTGA
- the serS gene encoding serine--tRNA ligase: MLQTNFIRENRELTIAGLTKKHFKDAEQAVDRIIELDGRRRQVQQELDDVLAASNNKAKEIGALMKSGQKAEAEAAKADTAALKERSKALEEEHKAFEENLLQELVKLPNLPHESVPEGRSADDNVTVLEAGAKPALHEGALPHWDLIRKLGGNLAPIIDFELGNKIAGAGFPVYKGKAARLQRAMIAFFLSEAGNAGYNEVQPPIVVNADSGFATGQLPDKEGQMYHATVDDLYLIPTAEVPVTNLYRDVIVAESELPVKNVAFTPCFRREAGSWGAHVRGLNRLHQFDKVEIVQINKPEDSYKALDEMVEHVKMLLEKLELPYRILRLCGGDMGFTSALTYDFEVWSAGQGRWLECSSVSNFETYQANRLKLRYKNADKKTQLLHTLNGSALALPRILAALLENNQQPDGTVKVPAVLVPFCGFDVIE, translated from the coding sequence ATGTTACAAACGAATTTTATCCGCGAAAACCGCGAACTAACCATCGCGGGACTGACTAAAAAGCATTTCAAGGATGCCGAGCAGGCGGTAGACCGCATTATCGAACTCGACGGCAGACGTCGTCAGGTCCAGCAGGAACTGGACGACGTGCTGGCTGCGTCCAACAACAAAGCCAAGGAAATCGGCGCATTAATGAAATCCGGCCAGAAAGCCGAGGCAGAAGCTGCCAAAGCCGACACTGCCGCATTGAAAGAGCGTTCCAAAGCTTTGGAAGAAGAGCATAAAGCATTCGAAGAAAACTTGCTGCAAGAGCTCGTAAAGCTCCCGAACCTCCCGCACGAAAGTGTGCCCGAAGGCCGCAGCGCGGACGATAATGTGACCGTTCTCGAAGCCGGTGCCAAGCCCGCATTGCACGAAGGCGCATTGCCGCATTGGGACCTGATCAGGAAGCTGGGTGGTAACCTGGCCCCGATCATCGACTTTGAGCTCGGTAACAAAATTGCCGGTGCCGGTTTCCCCGTGTACAAAGGCAAAGCTGCCCGTTTGCAGCGCGCCATGATCGCATTCTTTCTCAGCGAAGCGGGCAATGCAGGTTACAACGAGGTGCAGCCGCCGATCGTGGTGAATGCTGATTCAGGATTCGCGACCGGGCAGTTGCCGGACAAGGAAGGTCAGATGTACCACGCGACTGTCGACGATTTGTACCTTATCCCGACCGCCGAAGTGCCTGTGACCAATCTTTATCGCGATGTAATCGTGGCTGAAAGTGAGTTACCGGTGAAAAACGTGGCATTTACGCCGTGCTTCCGCCGCGAAGCGGGCAGCTGGGGTGCACACGTACGCGGGCTGAATCGTTTGCACCAGTTTGATAAGGTGGAAATCGTGCAGATCAACAAGCCGGAGGATTCTTATAAAGCCCTCGACGAAATGGTGGAGCACGTCAAAATGCTCCTCGAAAAGCTGGAACTGCCTTACCGCATTCTCCGCTTGTGCGGCGGCGATATGGGTTTCACGTCCGCATTGACTTACGATTTCGAAGTATGGTCGGCCGGGCAGGGGCGCTGGCTGGAATGCAGCTCGGTTTCCAACTTTGAAACCTACCAGGCCAACCGTCTGAAACTGCGCTACAAAAATGCCGACAAGAAAACGCAGCTGCTCCACACATTGAACGGCTCTGCATTGGCATTGCCGCGTATTCTGGCCGCATTGCTGGAAAACAACCAGCAGCCCGACGGAACCGTGAAAGTACCGGCGGTACTGGTGCCATTCTGCGGGTTTGATGTGATTGAGTAA
- a CDS encoding MutS-related protein — protein sequence MQPVDRHTLHELQILPENSRTASILAFYNHTETLGGADYLKNIITKPKETLEDTIRFQDLLKTFANHPAAWRINIAKAYAAAAESYFALSVAHSMSQDAIKHWFDTWWYSKRNKAEYYRIQSGVLATLRVLRAVQSTLDHISETAIPDEIADDISELRKFVSSPALSLLLGKKDHKISNRITFYLDYHFRISHRNGFRHMLDTLYKLDACLAIVKAARAYELTFPVFECDSNDFSAGDAWHPLIEEAVPNDLKPGNPVCILTGANTSGKTTFLKTCGIIVYLAHLGWPVPAKSLHLPFIDRLFTSIHLSDDLDQGFSHFYNEMMRIKQISEALSAGEKCFVIVDELFRGTNQEDALHCSKTVLDGFANFYGSRFLVSTHLHELITHYADHPRLSFRCFRTRITDNQFENTFKIEEGTAFEKVGRLIMEQTGVTALLHNAKRPSSE from the coding sequence ATGCAGCCCGTAGACCGACACACCCTTCACGAACTGCAAATCCTGCCCGAAAACAGCAGGACAGCCAGCATTTTGGCATTCTACAACCACACCGAAACGCTGGGCGGTGCCGATTACCTCAAAAACATCATCACCAAACCAAAAGAAACACTGGAAGACACGATCCGCTTCCAGGACCTTTTAAAAACCTTCGCAAACCACCCGGCCGCATGGCGGATCAACATTGCGAAAGCCTATGCAGCGGCGGCCGAAAGCTACTTCGCGTTGAGCGTGGCGCATTCGATGTCGCAGGATGCAATTAAGCATTGGTTCGACACCTGGTGGTACTCGAAGCGCAACAAGGCCGAATATTATCGCATTCAAAGCGGCGTGCTGGCAACTTTGCGCGTGTTGAGAGCAGTGCAATCCACTTTGGATCATATTTCTGAAACGGCTATTCCGGATGAAATTGCCGACGATATTTCAGAGCTGCGGAAGTTTGTCTCCTCCCCTGCGCTGTCTCTTTTGCTTGGCAAGAAAGATCATAAGATTTCAAACCGCATTACATTTTACCTTGACTATCACTTTCGGATCAGCCACAGGAACGGATTCAGGCATATGCTCGACACCCTTTACAAACTGGATGCTTGTCTGGCGATTGTCAAAGCGGCCAGAGCTTATGAACTTACCTTTCCGGTTTTTGAATGCGATTCCAATGATTTCAGCGCCGGAGACGCCTGGCATCCGCTGATCGAAGAGGCGGTTCCCAATGATCTGAAACCCGGCAACCCGGTGTGCATCCTCACCGGCGCTAATACGAGCGGTAAGACGACCTTTCTCAAAACCTGCGGCATTATCGTATACCTCGCGCACTTGGGCTGGCCTGTGCCTGCAAAATCGCTGCACCTACCATTTATCGACAGGCTCTTCACCTCCATTCATCTCTCCGACGACCTGGATCAGGGTTTCAGCCATTTTTACAATGAAATGATGCGTATCAAACAGATTTCCGAAGCATTGAGCGCCGGAGAGAAATGCTTTGTGATCGTGGATGAATTATTTCGCGGTACCAATCAGGAGGATGCGCTGCATTGTTCCAAAACGGTGCTCGATGGCTTTGCCAATTTCTATGGCTCCCGTTTTTTGGTATCCACACACCTCCACGAACTCATCACGCACTACGCCGATCATCCCAGGCTCAGCTTCCGCTGTTTCCGGACCCGCATTACGGACAATCAATTTGAAAACACATTCAAAATCGAAGAAGGCACCGCATTTGAGAAGGTAGGCAGGCTAATTATGGAGCAAACCGGCGTGACGGCATTGCTCCATAATGCAAAAAGGCCCTCATCGGAATGA
- a CDS encoding acyl-CoA dehydrogenase — protein sequence MDFNLSEEHQAVQAAARDFAQTELLPGVSERDAAQHFDPDLLHKMGELGFLGMMVAPEYGGGGMDTLAYVLAMEEISKVDASAGVIMSVNNSLVCWGLEKYGTEAQKQQYLTRLAAGEIIGAFCLSEPEAGSDATSQHTTAFPNGNYYLLNGTKNWITNGNTSAVCLVIAQTHPELRHKGINAFIVEKGWEGFSVGRKEDKMGIRASDTHTLMFSDVPVPAANRIGEDGFGFRFAMNVLNGGRIGIAAQALGIAAGAFELSLKYSKERKTFGKPIADHQAIQFKLSEMATKIEAARLLVYKAARLKDEGRDYIQAAAMAKLYASEVAMWVTTEAVQVHGGYGYVREYHVERLMRDAKITQIYEGTSEIQKLVIARELLK from the coding sequence ATGGATTTCAACCTCAGTGAAGAGCATCAGGCTGTGCAGGCCGCTGCACGGGATTTTGCACAAACCGAACTGTTGCCCGGTGTGAGCGAGCGTGATGCCGCCCAGCATTTCGACCCCGATTTGCTTCATAAAATGGGCGAATTGGGCTTTCTGGGCATGATGGTAGCGCCGGAATACGGCGGCGGGGGCATGGATACGCTCGCCTACGTGCTCGCGATGGAAGAGATTTCGAAGGTCGATGCGTCGGCAGGCGTGATCATGTCGGTGAACAACTCGCTGGTGTGCTGGGGACTTGAAAAGTACGGCACGGAGGCGCAGAAACAGCAATACCTGACGCGGCTGGCTGCCGGGGAGATCATCGGGGCGTTCTGCCTGTCGGAGCCCGAAGCCGGGTCGGACGCCACGTCGCAGCATACCACCGCATTTCCCAACGGCAACTATTATTTATTGAACGGCACAAAAAATTGGATCACCAACGGCAACACTTCGGCGGTTTGTTTGGTAATAGCTCAAACACACCCCGAGCTGCGGCATAAGGGTATCAATGCATTCATCGTCGAGAAAGGCTGGGAAGGCTTTTCTGTCGGAAGGAAGGAGGATAAAATGGGCATAAGAGCCTCAGATACACATACTTTGATGTTTTCTGACGTGCCGGTGCCCGCGGCAAACCGGATCGGCGAGGACGGCTTCGGATTCCGGTTTGCGATGAATGTCCTCAATGGCGGCCGCATTGGTATCGCGGCGCAGGCGCTGGGGATCGCGGCGGGTGCATTTGAGCTGTCCTTAAAATATTCCAAGGAGCGGAAGACATTCGGGAAACCGATCGCCGATCATCAGGCGATCCAGTTCAAATTGTCGGAAATGGCGACGAAAATTGAGGCCGCGCGGTTACTTGTCTACAAGGCCGCCCGGTTGAAGGACGAAGGCAGGGACTATATTCAGGCGGCTGCAATGGCAAAATTGTATGCATCCGAAGTGGCTATGTGGGTGACAACAGAAGCCGTTCAGGTGCACGGAGGCTATGGTTATGTGCGGGAATACCATGTGGAACGGCTCATGCGCGATGCCAAAATCACACAGATTTATGAAGGTACCTCCGAAATCCAAAAACTTGTAATCGCCCGTGAACTCCTTAAATAA
- a CDS encoding helix-turn-helix domain-containing protein, whose amino-acid sequence MEDYNKIIESLGVKFVKARHIRILQPITIKNFYDVQNSLTILYDGEVSFGSDEPQKVEEGDMLFIPGGKHATVTYGNGASAKTVSNEEFMTNRDNYIEAGHDPALIGKLPNSFGLISFEAKVFDTVNFFTSLDVPPFLIKRDDQIAATINQILTEDMLDTPGKGRIIKIKTEEVVIEIIRYILKNKLFVEQLVTNSTYFKDPRLIDIFAYIKDNLGGDLSNKVLANVANVSEDYVGQYFKMLTGINPQDYIEYQRMEKAVDLLRTSKKSIRAIGSDVGYKDTAYFCRRFKMMFGIPAGKMRRRESLMNV is encoded by the coding sequence ATGGAAGACTATAATAAGATTATTGAGTCGTTGGGGGTGAAGTTTGTGAAGGCCCGTCATATCAGGATTTTACAGCCCATCACGATCAAAAACTTTTACGACGTACAGAACTCCCTGACCATTCTGTACGACGGTGAAGTTTCGTTCGGGTCCGATGAGCCTCAGAAGGTTGAGGAAGGCGATATGCTCTTCATTCCGGGCGGTAAGCATGCCACGGTGACTTACGGAAACGGCGCTTCCGCCAAAACCGTATCCAACGAGGAGTTCATGACCAATCGCGACAATTACATCGAGGCAGGCCATGATCCGGCATTGATCGGCAAGTTGCCCAACTCGTTCGGTCTGATCTCGTTCGAGGCAAAAGTTTTCGATACTGTAAACTTCTTCACGTCGCTCGACGTGCCTCCATTCCTGATCAAGCGCGACGACCAGATTGCCGCGACGATCAACCAGATCCTCACGGAAGATATGCTCGATACGCCGGGTAAAGGCCGTATCATCAAGATCAAAACCGAAGAGGTGGTGATCGAGATCATCCGGTATATTTTGAAAAACAAACTGTTCGTTGAGCAGCTCGTTACCAACAGTACCTATTTCAAAGATCCTCGTCTGATCGATATTTTCGCTTACATCAAAGACAACCTGGGCGGCGACCTGTCGAACAAGGTGCTCGCGAACGTAGCGAACGTTTCAGAGGATTATGTAGGTCAATATTTCAAAATGCTGACCGGTATCAATCCGCAGGACTACATTGAATACCAGCGCATGGAAAAGGCTGTGGACCTGCTCCGCACGTCGAAGAAAAGTATCCGCGCGATCGGTTCAGATGTGGGTTACAAAGACACCGCTTATTTCTGCCGCCGCTTCAAAATGATGTTCGGTATCCCGGCCGGAAAAATGCGCCGTCGCGAATCGCTGATGAATGTTTAG
- a CDS encoding nuclear transport factor 2 family protein: MKQLMTIFLLAIATTAFAQNNPPQPIDGTDCSNLFFKALLEEDANAISGLISNDFTVTNFNGSTIDARALQQAVTQGYIIVDSGMLTGTRTRTYGDVAIVQGIWNVSARIQNNGFNGDVAYTSVCMRSGGNWRVVTVQLTPAQ, from the coding sequence ATGAAGCAACTCATGACCATTTTCCTGCTGGCAATCGCCACGACGGCATTCGCGCAAAACAATCCCCCCCAGCCCATCGACGGCACCGACTGCTCCAACCTGTTCTTTAAAGCGTTGCTGGAAGAAGACGCTAATGCCATCAGCGGCCTTATTTCAAACGACTTTACAGTTACCAATTTCAATGGCTCCACGATCGACGCCCGTGCGTTGCAGCAGGCGGTTACGCAAGGCTACATTATCGTGGATTCGGGCATGCTCACGGGCACACGCACGCGTACTTACGGGGATGTGGCCATTGTGCAGGGGATTTGGAACGTGAGCGCGCGCATTCAGAACAATGGCTTCAACGGAGATGTGGCCTATACGAGCGTGTGCATGCGTTCGGGCGGGAATTGGCGGGTTGTTACCGTGCAGCTGACGCCTGCGCAATAA
- the nadD gene encoding nicotinate (nicotinamide) nucleotide adenylyltransferase — MKIGLFFGSFNPIHVGHLIIANTMATTTDLEQVWFIVSPQNPFKKNSSLLHEFDRFDLVQRAISDNALLRANDIEFHMPKPSYTIDTLVRLQEKYPQHEFRLIMGEDNLAQFPNWKNYGKILEYTGLYVYPRPNSKAHAFGDHPNVQFVQAPLLDISATFLRACIKKGQSIRYMVPEPVEQLIKIKKFYQ; from the coding sequence ATGAAGATCGGCCTGTTTTTCGGATCGTTCAATCCTATTCACGTCGGTCATCTGATCATTGCCAACACCATGGCCACGACGACGGACCTCGAACAGGTCTGGTTTATCGTGAGCCCGCAAAATCCATTCAAGAAAAACAGTAGCCTCCTGCACGAATTCGACCGTTTCGACCTCGTGCAGCGCGCTATTTCGGATAATGCATTGCTCCGGGCCAACGACATTGAATTTCACATGCCCAAGCCGAGCTATACGATCGACACGCTCGTGCGTTTGCAGGAGAAATATCCGCAGCATGAGTTCAGGCTGATTATGGGGGAGGATAACCTGGCACAGTTTCCGAACTGGAAAAACTACGGCAAGATCCTCGAATACACCGGGCTGTATGTTTACCCGCGCCCGAATTCAAAGGCACATGCATTCGGCGACCATCCGAATGTGCAGTTTGTACAGGCCCCGTTGCTCGATATTTCGGCTACCTTTTTGAGGGCTTGCATTAAAAAGGGCCAGTCGATCCGCTACATGGTGCCCGAGCCGGTGGAGCAGCTGATAAAAATCAAGAAGTTTTATCAGTAA
- the gmk gene encoding guanylate kinase produces the protein MKGKLIIFSAPSGSGKTTIVRHLLNKYTQQLAFSVSACTRQRRDHEVDGKDYYFLTLQDFRQKIADQQFAEWEEVYAGNYYGTLKSEIQRLWDEGKHVLFDVDVKGGLKLKEAYGEAALAVFVKVTSDEEIQRRLSGRGTETPETLATRLAKVRYEQSFEHEFDRVLINDQLDAALAEAEQLVQEFIQS, from the coding sequence GTGAAAGGTAAGCTTATCATATTTTCTGCCCCTTCCGGATCCGGAAAGACCACCATTGTAAGGCATCTTTTAAATAAATACACACAGCAACTGGCATTTTCTGTCTCGGCTTGCACGCGCCAGCGGCGCGACCACGAGGTGGATGGCAAAGATTACTACTTCCTGACCTTGCAGGACTTTCGTCAGAAAATAGCGGATCAGCAGTTTGCGGAATGGGAGGAAGTTTACGCCGGCAATTATTACGGCACACTCAAATCAGAAATTCAGCGCCTTTGGGATGAAGGCAAACATGTCCTCTTCGATGTGGACGTGAAGGGAGGTTTAAAACTGAAAGAAGCATATGGCGAAGCCGCACTCGCCGTATTCGTAAAAGTTACCTCCGATGAAGAAATCCAGCGCCGGCTGTCGGGCCGGGGCACCGAAACACCTGAAACGCTGGCCACGCGTTTAGCCAAAGTGCGTTACGAACAAAGTTTCGAGCACGAATTCGACCGGGTGTTGATCAATGACCAACTGGATGCAGCGCTTGCCGAAGCGGAACAGCTCGTCCAGGAATTCATTCAATCCTAA
- a CDS encoding sigma-70 family RNA polymerase sigma factor yields the protein MLVAMSETLTTNEYTDDLRYEVFNREFMPHIDSMYNFAFRLTMDEDDANDLVQDTYLKAFRFISSFEQGTNAKAWLFRILKNSFINDYRKKSKEPSKVDYQEVETTYNSEEASDTTYTVDLRADAVQELIGDEVANALNALPVDFRTVIILCDIEGFTYEEMAKILDIPIGTVRSRLHRARNLLKEKLRSYASSMGYDS from the coding sequence ATGTTAGTTGCCATGTCAGAAACGCTCACGACTAATGAATACACGGACGATCTTCGTTATGAAGTATTTAACCGCGAGTTCATGCCACACATTGACTCCATGTACAACTTCGCCTTCCGCCTTACCATGGATGAAGACGATGCCAACGACCTGGTTCAAGATACTTATCTGAAGGCGTTCCGTTTTATATCTTCTTTCGAGCAGGGTACCAATGCGAAAGCGTGGCTTTTCAGGATCCTCAAAAACAGCTTCATCAACGACTACCGTAAAAAAAGTAAAGAACCTTCCAAAGTTGATTATCAGGAAGTTGAAACGACCTATAATTCCGAGGAAGCATCCGATACCACTTATACCGTAGACCTCCGTGCCGATGCTGTACAGGAACTGATCGGCGATGAAGTTGCTAACGCGCTCAACGCCCTGCCTGTCGACTTCAGAACGGTCATTATTCTCTGCGACATCGAAGGTTTTACCTACGAGGAGATGGCCAAAATCCTGGACATTCCGATCGGAACGGTGAGATCCAGATTGCACCGCGCGCGTAACCTCCTGAAAGAAAAACTCAGAAGCTACGCGAGCTCAATGGGATATGATTCATAG
- the mreC gene encoding rod shape-determining protein MreC: MLQLVDFVVRNRFFLVFVLLEVLSVWLIVRNNTYWGATYFNTSNYYVAKTLAFSNSVRDYTKLNEINADLANENAHLHAQVARLSQTNAAQSPAGYVPDSAFAARFTYTVAKVVDNETNKANNVITIDKGTAHGIKAGMGVISATGVVGKVRFCSEHYSVITSILHSNFMVSSKLVRSKEIGYAKWDGKDPNLIDMIDVSKYTKVYKGDSAVTSDQNSVFPPNIMVGRVETVAVNPNQTFYNITLRLATDFRNLSYVYVVQNHQLVEQENLKLRTIEPKK, translated from the coding sequence ATGCTCCAACTCGTTGATTTCGTTGTCCGGAATCGTTTCTTTTTGGTTTTTGTGTTGCTGGAAGTGCTCAGCGTTTGGCTGATCGTGCGCAACAACACCTACTGGGGAGCTACCTATTTCAATACTTCGAACTACTACGTGGCCAAAACGCTCGCGTTTTCGAACTCGGTGCGGGATTACACGAAGCTGAACGAGATCAACGCCGACCTTGCGAACGAAAACGCGCATTTACACGCGCAGGTAGCCCGGCTGAGCCAGACGAACGCAGCCCAGTCGCCGGCCGGCTATGTGCCGGATTCGGCCTTTGCGGCGCGTTTTACGTACACGGTGGCGAAGGTGGTGGACAACGAAACCAACAAGGCCAACAACGTCATCACGATCGATAAGGGCACGGCGCACGGCATTAAGGCTGGGATGGGCGTCATTTCGGCCACGGGTGTGGTAGGGAAAGTGCGGTTCTGCTCGGAGCATTATTCGGTGATCACGTCCATCCTGCATTCGAACTTCATGGTTTCGTCCAAGCTCGTGCGGAGCAAGGAGATCGGTTATGCCAAATGGGATGGAAAAGATCCAAACCTGATCGACATGATCGACGTTTCGAAGTATACCAAAGTTTACAAGGGCGATTCGGCGGTGACGTCGGACCAGAACTCGGTATTCCCGCCGAACATCATGGTAGGCAGGGTTGAAACCGTGGCCGTAAACCCGAACCAGACGTTCTATAACATTACCCTGCGCCTCGCAACCGACTTTCGGAACCTGTCTTACGTGTATGTGGTACAAAATCACCAACTTGTAGAACAGGAAAACCTTAAACTAAGAACCATAGAACCCAAGAAATGA
- a CDS encoding rod shape-determining protein — translation MGLFDFLTSDIAIDLGTANTLIIHKDTVVVDEPSIIAMDKTTGKVLAIGHTAMQMHEKTNENIKTIRPLKDGVIADFTAAEMMIRGMIKMIDTGSRFFTPSHRMVVCIPSGITEVEKRAVKDSCEHAGAKEVYMVHEPIAAAIGIGIDITQPNGVMIVDIGGGTTEIAVIALSGIVCEQSVRIAGDVFTRDIVDYMRREHNLLIGERSAELIKMAIGSASPELEVPLDDYQIRGRDLMTGIPKEIRVTYSEIAYSLDKSISKIEEGVMKALEISPPELSADIFKNGIYLTGGGALIHGLDRRIAQKTKLPVHIADDPLKAVVKGTGEVLKNLELYKPVLIS, via the coding sequence ATGGGATTGTTTGATTTTTTGACGAGCGATATAGCGATCGATCTGGGTACCGCGAATACTCTGATCATCCATAAAGATACAGTTGTTGTTGATGAGCCGTCGATCATTGCCATGGATAAAACCACCGGTAAAGTACTGGCGATCGGGCACACGGCAATGCAAATGCACGAGAAGACGAACGAGAATATCAAAACGATCCGTCCGCTGAAAGACGGGGTGATCGCCGACTTCACGGCGGCTGAAATGATGATCCGCGGGATGATCAAAATGATCGATACCGGCAGCCGCTTCTTCACGCCTTCCCACCGCATGGTCGTTTGTATTCCTTCGGGAATTACCGAGGTAGAAAAACGTGCGGTAAAAGACTCCTGCGAGCACGCGGGCGCGAAGGAAGTATATATGGTGCACGAGCCCATCGCAGCCGCTATCGGGATCGGCATTGACATTACGCAGCCGAACGGCGTGATGATCGTCGACATCGGCGGTGGTACCACCGAAATCGCGGTAATCGCATTGTCGGGTATCGTCTGCGAGCAGTCGGTACGCATTGCGGGCGACGTTTTCACTCGTGACATTGTCGACTACATGCGCCGCGAGCATAACCTGCTCATCGGTGAGCGCTCTGCCGAATTGATCAAAATGGCGATCGGCTCCGCGTCTCCCGAATTGGAAGTGCCATTGGACGATTACCAGATCCGCGGCCGTGATTTGATGACGGGTATTCCAAAGGAAATCCGCGTTACTTACAGCGAAATCGCTTACTCACTCGATAAATCCATCTCCAAAATAGAAGAGGGCGTCATGAAAGCCCTTGAAATTTCCCCGCCTGAACTTTCTGCGGATATTTTCAAAAACGGTATTTACCTCACAGGCGGCGGCGCATTGATCCACGGCCTCGACAGACGTATCGCCCAGAAAACGAAGCTTCCAGTTCACATTGCCGACGATCCGTTGAAGGCCGTTGTAAAAGGTACCGGGGAAGTCCTCAAAAACCTCGAACTATACAAGCCTGTACTGATTTCGTAG